A portion of the Thunnus albacares chromosome 23, fThuAlb1.1, whole genome shotgun sequence genome contains these proteins:
- the trmu gene encoding mitochondrial tRNA-specific 2-thiouridylase 1, translating into MGFIRHVVCAMSGGVDSSVAALLLKRRGYSVTGVFMKNWDSLDESGLCTTEKDCEDAYRVCKTLDIPFHQVSYVKEYWHEVFSNLLKEYEKGRTPNPDILCNKHIKFNHFHKYAINTLGADAMATGHYARTSQEDAEVFQQTHTAPPTTLFRDRFEIRNPVRLHKGADLVKDQTFFLSQISQDALRQTMFPLAGLTKDFVKKIAAEAGFHHVLKKKESMGICFIGERNFENFILEYLESKPGNFVSIEDGTIMGKHKGWFTLTLGQRARIGGQKDAWFVVDKDITTGDVFVAPATNHSSLFRDTMRTDRFHWIADDPPPALARTQMMECHFRFIHQMPLTPCTVTLNMDGSVWISLSQPVRALTPGQFAVLYKGDECLGSGKIIQLGPSEYTLQQGRERLLAAARLKEKQTPEPVS; encoded by the exons ATGGGTTTTATAAGGCACGTCGTGTGCGCCATGTCTGGCGGCGTCGACAGCTCCGTGGCGGCGTTGTTACTGAAGAGAAGAG GTTACAGTGTGACAGGAGTGTTTATGAAGAACTGGGACTCTCTGGATGAAAGCGGACTTTGCACCACAGAGAAAGACTGTGAGGACGCCTACAGAGTGTGCAAGACTCTGGATATCCCCTTCCACCAAGTGTCTTATGTCAAAGAGTACTGGCATGAAGTTTTCAG TAATCTGTTAAAGGAGTATGAGAAGGGCAGGACTCCAAACCCAGATATACTCTGCAACAAGCACATCAAATTCAACCATTTCCACAAATATGCCATCAACACTCTGG GTGCTGATGCCATGGCAACGGGCCACTACGCTAGGACGTCCCAGGAAGACGCAGAGGTTTttcaacagacacacacagccccGCCCACCACGCTCTTCAGAGATCGTTTTGAGATCAGAAATC CGGTGAGGCTGCACAAGGGAGCAGATCTCGTCAAAGACCAAACTTTCTTCCTCAGCCAGATCTCACAAGACGCCTTGCGACAAACCATGTTCCCACTTGCTGGACTCACCAAAGATTTTGTGAAAAAGATTGCTGCTGAAGCCGGGTTCCACCATGTGCTGAAGAAGAAAGAG AGCATGGGTATCTGCTTCATTGGAGAGAGAAACTTTGAAAACTTTATTTTGGAG TATCTAGAATCTAAACCAGGGAACTTTGTCTCCATTGAGGATGGGACCATAATGGGAAAACACAAAG GCTGGTTCACTCTGACTCTGGGCCAGAGGGCGAGGATAGGAGGGCAGAAAGATGCCTGGTTTGTCGTGGACAAAGACATCACGACTGGAGATGTGTTTGTC GCTCCAGCTACCAATCACTCGTCTCTGTTCCGTGACACGATGCGGACGGACCGCTTCCACTGGATAGCAGATGACCCGCCTCCCGCACTAGCCAGGACCCAGATGATGGAGTGTCACTTCCGCTTCATCCACCAGATGCCGCTCA CTCCCTGCACTGTGACTCTGAACATGGACGGCTCTGTGTGGATCTCACTCTCCCAGCCAGTTAGAGCTCTGACGCCTGGACAG TTTGCTGTACTCTACAAAGGAGACGAGTGTCTGGGTAGCGGGAAGATCATCCAGCTTGGGCCCAGTGAATACACGCTCCAGCAGGGCCGAGAACGTTTGTTAGCAGCCGCGCGGCTCAAGGAGAAGCAGACCCCTGAACCAGTCAGCTGA